CAGCAGGGAGGTGAACGGCCCCGGGTGGCGGACGGCGGTCAGCGCCGCCACGAAGGCGCCCATCGAGTGGCCGGTGAGCACCGCGTCGCGCAGCCCCAGCGCGTGCGCGAGGCTCGCCACGTCGTCGGCGTGGGCGGGGATGCCGTACGGCCCGGGCAGGCCGTTGCTGGCGGCCCGGCCGCGCAGGTCCGGGGCGATCAGGGTGACCCGGCCGGCCAGGTGGTGGGCCACCCGGGCCCAGGAGAGGGCGTTGGCGGTGATGCCGTGCAGGGCGAGCACCACGGGTGCGCCCGCCGCGGCGGCGGGCCATCGCAGGGCGGTCAGCCCGCCGCCGGGGACGGGAACACGCAGTTCCTCGTAGGCGGTGGCGGGATCGGCTTCGGCGGTCGTCATGGGAGGGTCTTCCTTCCGTCAGAGCTTGGCGGTCGATCGGCGGGGCGCGGTGGCGCGGCGCGAACGCTCCCGGGCGGCCCGCAGCCGCCCGGGCAGCCGGACCACGCCGCCCGGCAGCAGGTGGACCACCAGGACGAACAGTGTGCCGAGCAGGAAGAGCGGTTGCGAGAGGGGCACCCGCAGGACGGCGGGCAGCCCGGCCACCGCGTCCGAACCGGCCAGGTCGCCCAGGCGGTGGTCCGCCCAGGTGTACAGGACGCCGCCGACCAGCGGCCCCCAGCGCGTCCCGGAGCCGCCGAGCACCACCATCACCAGCAGCGAGAGGGTGAAGTCCGAGGTGGTGGTCTGCGGGGTGGCCCCGCCGGTGAGCAGCAGGTGGACGATGCCGCCGAGCGCCGCCAGCGCGCCGGCCAGCACGAACGCGACCAGCTTGAACCCGTACGGGCGAAGCCCCAGCACCTCCACCCGGCGCTCGTTCTCCCGGATGCCCTCCCAGACCCGGCCGGTCGGCGAGCGGACGGCCCAGTGGACGACGGCGAGGGTGAGCACCAGGTAGGCCAGCGCGATCCAGTACAGGTCGGCGGTGTGTCCGATCCCCACCAGCCAGGCCGGCAGCCGCTCGGCCGGGGCGGCGCGGCCCTCCTCGCCGCCGGTGAAGCCGCCGGGATCGCGTTCGACCAGGATCGAACCGGCCTGCGCGAACGCCAGTGTCACCATGGAGAAGCCGATACCGCTCATCCGCAGGCTGACCGAGCCGAGCAGGGCCGCCAGCAGGACGCCGACGAGCAGGCCGAGGACGGCGCAGAGCGCGAACGGCAGGCCGGCCTCCAGCATGATCGTGTTGGTGGCGTAGGCGCCGGTGGCGAAGTAGAGCGCGTGGCCGAAGGAGAGCAGCCCGGTGCGTCCGAGCAGCAGGTCGTAGCCGGTGGCGAGCGCCCCGAACAGCAGGCACAGGGCGAGCAGTTGGAGGCTCCCCGGACTACCCAGCGGGCCGTCCAGCAGGCCGGGCAGCGGCAGTGAGCTGTAGGGAGCCGTGACCAGCGCCGCCAGCAGGACGGCGGGCCACCAGCGGGCGTGGCGGCGAAGGGGCCCGGGGACGGCGGCCGGCGGTGCGGCCGCCGGGCGCGCCTCGGTGGATGCGGTGGTGGTCACGCGAGCCTCCCGGTGAGTCCGCGCGGCCGCAGGAGCAGCAGGGCGGCGAGCAGCACGACGACGGCGAGGTCGCCGAGCCCGGCGGTGGTGTAGTAGTTGGCGAACTGCTGGACGAGACCCACGCCGACCGAGGCCGCGGCGGCGCCGGTGACCGAGCCCATGCCGCCCATCACGACCACCACGAAGGCGAAGATGAGCAGCGAGGTGCCCTGGCCCGGGTCCACCGAGCCGAAGTACAGGCCGCCGAGCGCCCCGCCGAGCGCGGCGGCGGCGCCGCCGATGGCGAAGACCAGGGTGAAGGCCCTGCGCACGTCGATGCCGAGCGCGGTGACCATGGGCCGGTCCTCCACACCCGCCCGGACCACCAGCCCGTGCCGGGTGCGGCCGAGGAAGAGCCGCAGCGCGGCCAGCACCACCAGGGCGGCGGCGATCAGCACCAGCCGGTTGACCGGCACCTGGGCGCCGAGCAGTCCGAACGTCCCGCCCAGCGCGGCCGGTCCGGGAAAGGGCCGCGCGTCCGCGCCCCAGATCGCGGAGAGCAGCGCCGGGACGGCCAGGCCGACACCCACGGTGGCGAGCACCTGTTCGCGCGGGCGCTCGTAGAGCGGGCGGATGACGGCGAGTTCGAGCAGGACGGCGGCCAGCGTGCCGACGGCCGTACCGAAGGCGACCGCCAGCACGAAGCCGAACCCGCCGGGGCCGGCGCCCGGCAGGTGCCCGGAGGCAGCCCACCAGGTGCCGTACGCGCCGGTCGAGAGCAGCGCGCCGTGCGCGAAGTTGAGCACGTCCATCAGGCCGAAGATCAGGGACAGGCCGGAGGCGACCAGGAAGTACAGCGCTCCCAGCCCCAGCCCGGTGAGGGTGAGCAGGACGACGGTCGACATCAGCGTTCCCTGTCGCAGTGGGCGGGCGGGGCCGGGGCCGGATCGTGGCGGCCGACCCCGAGCAGCCGGCGGGTCGCCTCGGCGTCGGTCAGCAGTTCGTCGGCCGGGCCCTGGTGGGCGGTACGGCCGTCGGCGAGCACGACGCAGTGCTCGGCGAGGCGCCGGACCATGGCGAGGTTCTGCTCCACCAGCAGGACGGGCACCGCTTCGGCCGCCCGCTCCAGCACCCGGGCGACCTCGGTGACGACCCTGGGCGCCAGGCCCTTGGTGGGCTCGTCCGCGATGATCAGGCGGTTGCCGTTCAGCAGCGTGCGGGAGATCGCCACCATCTGCTGCTGCCCGCCGGAGAGGGTGCCGGCGGCCTGGCGAGCGCGCTGCTTCAGCTCCGGGAACAGCTCGTGCACCAGCGCGTACGCGGGCTCGCCCGCCCCCGGCCGTTCGGCCAGGCGCAGGTTCTCGGCGACGCTCAGCCCGGCGAACACACCCCGGTCCTCGGGGGCGTAGCCGATGCCCCGGCGGACCAGCGCGTGGGTCGCCAGCCGTACTGTCTCCTCGCCGCCGAACAGCACGCTGCCGGTACGCGGGACGAGGCCGAGGACGCCGCGCACGGTGGTGGTCTTGCCGGCGCCGTTGCGCCCGAGCAGGGCGGTCACGCCGGCTGCGGCGACGTCCAGGTCGACGCCGTGCAGGATGTGCCGTCCGCCGATGACGACCCGCAGATCCCTGATCCGCAGGAGTGCTCCCGCGGTCACAGTTCCTCCCCGAGGTAGGCCTGCTGGACGGTCGCGTCGGCCATCACCGCGTGCGGGGTGTCCAGCGCCAGCAGGGTGCCGTGGTGCATCACCGCGAGCCGGTCGGCCAG
The sequence above is drawn from the Kitasatospora sp. NBC_00315 genome and encodes:
- a CDS encoding branched-chain amino acid ABC transporter permease, which encodes MTTTASTEARPAAAPPAAVPGPLRRHARWWPAVLLAALVTAPYSSLPLPGLLDGPLGSPGSLQLLALCLLFGALATGYDLLLGRTGLLSFGHALYFATGAYATNTIMLEAGLPFALCAVLGLLVGVLLAALLGSVSLRMSGIGFSMVTLAFAQAGSILVERDPGGFTGGEEGRAAPAERLPAWLVGIGHTADLYWIALAYLVLTLAVVHWAVRSPTGRVWEGIRENERRVEVLGLRPYGFKLVAFVLAGALAALGGIVHLLLTGGATPQTTTSDFTLSLLVMVVLGGSGTRWGPLVGGVLYTWADHRLGDLAGSDAVAGLPAVLRVPLSQPLFLLGTLFVLVVHLLPGGVVRLPGRLRAARERSRRATAPRRSTAKL
- a CDS encoding branched-chain amino acid ABC transporter permease, with translation MSTVVLLTLTGLGLGALYFLVASGLSLIFGLMDVLNFAHGALLSTGAYGTWWAASGHLPGAGPGGFGFVLAVAFGTAVGTLAAVLLELAVIRPLYERPREQVLATVGVGLAVPALLSAIWGADARPFPGPAALGGTFGLLGAQVPVNRLVLIAAALVVLAALRLFLGRTRHGLVVRAGVEDRPMVTALGIDVRRAFTLVFAIGGAAAALGGALGGLYFGSVDPGQGTSLLIFAFVVVVMGGMGSVTGAAAASVGVGLVQQFANYYTTAGLGDLAVVVLLAALLLLRPRGLTGRLA
- a CDS encoding ABC transporter ATP-binding protein; translated protein: MTAGALLRIRDLRVVIGGRHILHGVDLDVAAAGVTALLGRNGAGKTTTVRGVLGLVPRTGSVLFGGEETVRLATHALVRRGIGYAPEDRGVFAGLSVAENLRLAERPGAGEPAYALVHELFPELKQRARQAAGTLSGGQQQMVAISRTLLNGNRLIIADEPTKGLAPRVVTEVARVLERAAEAVPVLLVEQNLAMVRRLAEHCVVLADGRTAHQGPADELLTDAEATRRLLGVGRHDPAPAPPAHCDRER